GCACGCGGACAAGGTTTAGTTAATGGTCAACGTTATGCAGTTTACCGTGAAGGTGAACCTTACTATTTCACAGACAGTAAAGGTAAAAAGCACAGTCTAGGTATTGAACTACAACAAGTTGCCTCAGGGATTGCCATCTCTTCTGAAAAGGACATAACAACACTTGAGTTAACTGATAGCTACGATTCCGAAGTCCGTCGTGGCGATCGGGTTATGCCAGAAGAAGATGCAACACTGCCTACTTTATTTTATCCAGTAGATGCCAAACAAGTTACAGATGCCGGAAAGATCATTCGTGTAATGGGTTCAATTGGTAGCGCTGCCAAAAATAGTGTGGTGACTTTGGACCGAGGTGCAGCACAAGGGATTCAAGTGGGGCAAGTTTTTGATATTACCCAAAAAGGTGAAACCATTCGAGATCCAAAAACCAAAGAACCAATACAATTACCTGGACAACAGATTGGTAGTCTGATGGTTTTTGGAACCTTTGATCAGCTTAGCTATGCCTATGTATTAGAAAGTGACTTACCTATTAAAGTAGGTTCAAGTATTCAGCCACCTCGTTTTGATGATTAACGCTGGATATACACTTTACAATGCTCACTCAACTTTCTTCACACCATTACCACACGCTTAAAGTGTGGTATTTGGTGCAGCACTCTTTAGTTAGTTTCAAAAAAATTGTCGATTATTTTGGTAGCTGTGAAAAGGCGGTCCAACCTACGGGGTTGTCCGAATGGCGCAATCTCGGATTACATGCTAATCATTTAAAACGTGTAGATGAATTTCAAACTGCTCAGGGTCAGGCTCAATTTGAAAAACTGATTCAGCAGATCCAGCAACATACGGACTTTATTTTAACCTCAGATGATTCTGGCTATCCTACGCAATTATTACCATATACAGACCATCCACCCATCATTTTTGGAAAAGGCCAAGCTCAAGCCTTATTGCAACCACAAGTTGCAATTGTAGGTAGTCGAAAACCAAGCCCACATGGTCGTCAGGTTGCTTATGATTTTGCGTATTACTTAAGTGAAAAAGGTTTTTACGTAAGTAGTGGCTTGGCATATGGCATTGACGAAGCTGCTCACCAAGGAGCTTCAGCACATCAACGTACTATTGCAGTAACGGGAACAGGTTTAGATAGTACCTACCCAGCTCAAAATAAAAAACTTGCAGAGCAGATCTTGGCTCAAAACGGCGCCATTATTACTGAGTTTTTGCCAGGTACGCCGCCCTTACAACAGCATTTCCCTCGCAGGAACCGAATTGTTAGTGGTCTGAGTTTAGGGGTGTTAGTGGTAGAAGCGACTTTAAAAAGTGGTTCTCTCATTACTGCCAACAAAGCTGCCGAACAAGGTAAAACAGTATTTGCTATTCCTGGCCATATTTATAGTGAGTTCCATCAAGGTTGCCATCAGCTCATTCGTGAGGGAGCCATTTTAGTCGATCATCCTGAACAGATTGTTGAGGACCTTGCTTTACCTACCCAATGGCAAAGCCAACAGCAAAACTCAACTGAGGAGGTAGTCGTTGCTTGCGCCCCAGAAATTCCTGAGCATTTAATTAACCTTTACCAGTCTTTAGACTGGGTCGGACAAAATATTGATCAGCTTGTTCTACACCATTCTCAGACTGTGGCAGAACTCACCTCTTCACTCATGGAACTAGAACTACTTGGTTTATGTATGCAACAATCAGGACTGTATTTACGTTGTCGCTCTTAGTAAAGGCGCGCACAACAGCAATTCTGTCTGATTGAAAGGAAGAGTATTACCATGATTACCACCTCAGTTACCGAAGCAGCCGAAAGTTTACATCAAGGTCAAGTCTTGGCGTATCCAACTGAGGCCGTTTGGGGGCTAGGTTGTGACCCTTTTGATGAACAAGCTTTCCAAAAAATTCTAGAGCTGAAACAAAGACCTATTCAAAAAGGGGTCATTTTATTAGCAGGTCATATTAGTCAAGTTGAACACCTGTTGGCCTCTTTACCTGAAGCGACTCAACACGAAATTATTGATTGTTGGACGAATCACAAACTTTCAGAAAGAGCTACAACTTGGCTATTACCTGCTGGCGAACATATTCCTTCATGGATTAAAGGTGAACATCCTCTTGTCGCTGTTCGAGTGACCACGCATCCTTTATGTGTAGCATTATGCAATGCTTTTCATGGGTTTATTGTCTCGACCAGTGCCAACCCAAGTGGGCAAGAGCCTGCTCATTCACTACAAGACGCCTGCCAATACTTTGGTTCACAATTAAACTATCTCAATGGTGATTTAGGCCAAAGTCAGCAGCCAAGTAGAATTATTAATGCTCTCACTGGAGAGATTATCCGCGCCTAATCTCAGACAAAAAAAAGCTCAGTTATATAGGGATAACTGAGCATAAAAAAGGATGGGTATATACCGCATCCAGAGGGTTTGGATATCTCTGCAACGAAAGATAATTTGCAAAAAACAGCATCTTTCGTAGTGGTCGCTATTATGTAGTAAGTGATCAAATGTGAGAAATATATTATTTCTCTAAAAAAAACATGAAAAGTGTAGGGAATTTAAGGTTTTTCGCTTAATAATTAAAATTATATTAATATTTTTATTCGGCTTTTTTAATATTTATATTTCAATCTATTTTTATAAACTATTTATAAATCATATAGAAAAACTTTAACTAATAAAAAAATGGCATATTTTTATCAGTTTTTTAAAAATATGCCATAGTTTTTTTAACCGCTTTAGTTTTGCTCTTGTATGAGTTCACTCTTTTTAGAGCTCACCTTCTTTTGAGCCATAACGATACCAATTAAAATTATTACGCCACCTATTGTGTGATAAATAGTCCACTGCTCAGACAACCAAACGCTTGCAATAATTGCGGTAAAGACTGGAACCAAGTTCATGAAAATACTAGTTCTATTAGGACCTAATTGCTGAACAGCTAACATCCAAACTAAAGGCGCAATGAGTGAAGCAAATACTCCTGCATAAATAGCGCTTGGCGCATTTTGTGCATTTAAAGCATCCAGTCCAAACCAGAAAATTAAAGGCAGATGAAACACAACAGAAAAACCAATCTGGACATATAAGCTCGTCATGATTGGTAGAGGTAGCTGCCACTTTTTAAGGAAAACGCCATAAAATGCATAGAAAAATACAGCAATAATCATTAATGCATCACCAAGATGTCCACCTCCACTTAATAACTGGCTAATATTCCCTTGGGACATGACATATAACAAACCAGCGAAAGATAAAATACTGCCAAAAACTGCATATCGATTAGGTACATCTTTTAAAATGGCAAGCGAAACAAAGATCGTAAATATAGGGATAAATGCATTCACAATACCCATATTGGTTGCACTGGTATAATGGGCAGCCGTATAAGCAAGCCCTTGATAAAGCACCATCCCAAATGCACTTAACACAGCCAACTTAGGCAAATATGGTATTACTAGTCGTCTTTGTCTCCACACAGGCATAAACATAAATGGAGTCAAAATAATAAAAGCGATTAGCCACCGATAGAAGCTAATGCTTACTGGAGAAATATAATCCGAGACATAGCGGGTGACTACAATGTTTAAAGACCAAATCAGTACTGCCAAAATGGGAAAAATAAATGCCCATTTGTGATATTTCATGACCTGACTCATAGTAATACACCATCTACAAAAGAGATTTTATTTTGAAGAATGTCTTAATAAATTGAAATATCGTATTTCCGACATTGATATTGAACTTAGGACATCATCTTTTTCTAGAATCTAAAATAATGCCCAAGCTTTCACGGCATGCCCTACCACTTTATGTAATTGCTCACTACTCGCACCATCTCTCGCTTGAATAGTAAGCCCTTGAATAACAGTAGTATAAAAATCAGTCACTTCCTGTAAAGGTGCATGAGAAGATAAATCCCCTTGCTCCACACCTTGCTGAAGGCGTTTTAATAATTTTTCTTTTGTCTTTATGCGCTTATCTAATAGGTTTTGCTGTACATCTTGAGTTGCATCAGAGCAATTCATAGCAGCAACAACCACCATACAACCTGCTGGCTTATTCGGCTGAACCAATCTTTTAACAATGTCATAAAGATATAACTCAACAGCAATTTTTGCAGTTTTTGCTTCTACAAATATAGTGTCAATTGGACATCCTTCATGAGCTAAATAGTAATCAACACATCTGTAGAACAACCCTTCTTTGTCGCCGAAGGCACTGTACAAGCTAGGTGCTGTAATTTCCAAAGCTTGTGTTAAATCACTAATAGACGTTGCTTCATAACCATGCTCCCAAAACAGCAACATTGCTTTTTGCAAAACCTGTTGTTCATCAAAGCATTTAGGGCGTCCACGCTTTTTTTTCAGAGCGTCTTCTGTAACAGCTAAATTCGTTTCATGCCTATTTGTCATAAAGATCACATCTATTTTTATAACAATCGTTATTAAATTAATTGACGTTCGATTTTTTATCAACTATTTTATTTTCATAATGATCGTTAGTTAATTAATAAATTGCCTTTCTTCACTCTAAATTTAGCCAAGTAAGGATTTCCTATGGACCAATCTTCTATTTCTAAAGCGCGACCCACGACCTCCCCTCAAGGGAGCTGGTTTGCCATTTTGGCCGTTGCGATTGCAGCGTTTGCATTAGTAACAAGTGAATTTTTACCTGTTGGTGTTTTAAATAGTGTTGCAACAGATTTAAATATTTCTGTAGGTACAGCAGGTCTTATTATTACTGTACCCGGCATTATGGCAGCAATTGCCGCCCCTCTATTACCTGTATCTGTAAAACAACTTGATCGGCGTTATGTGCTTATCTTGCTGACAGCCATTATGGTCATTGCCAATACCATTACTGCCTTTGCAGAAAACTTCCATATTTTATTACTCAGTCGCTTAATTTTAGGTATTTCAATTGGTGGATTCTGGGCGACAGCAATTGCTTTAAGTGGGAAATTAGCTCCCTCGCATCTTCCTATTGCGAAAGCAACAGCTGTAGTAATGGCTGGTGTAACTTTTGCGACAGTTTTAGGTGTTCCGATTGGAACATGGTTAAGTGAGTTTTATGGTTGGCGCAGTGCTTTTGGAATTACAGCAGGAATTGGTTTAATTGTTTTAATCTTACAATTAATCTTCTTACCTAAACTTGTTCCAGACTCCGCAATTCATATAAGAGACTTACCAGCATTATTACGTACTCCTAAAGCACGTAGTGGTATGTTGATTGTTTTACTGATCGGACTTGCTCATTTTTGTGCCTATAGCTATTTAGCACCTTTCTTCAAAAATATTGCAGGCTTTAACGGCACAACAATTAGTTCATTACTATTGCTCTATGGAATTGCAGGTATTTTCGGAAATGCATTTGCCGGATATAGCGGTAATTTAAATGTCCGATATACTCTTGCCTTTGTTAGTGCTTGTTTTGCGATTGTATTTTTTGGATTTCCACTTTTTGCCATTCATGAATTTGGTGCTATTGTCTTAACAGCTTTATGGGGCTTCGCATTTGGTGCTTTCCCTACCTCAGCAAATATCTGGATGTTTGTCCATGCACCAAATGCAGTTGAAAAAGGTATGCCACTTTTTGTAGGTATGTTTCAGGTGATGATTGCGACAGGTTCATTATTAGGTGGATATGTAGTTGATCATTTCAATGAAAATACTTTAATTTATGGTGTATTAAGCTTTGTTGCCCTAGCATTACTGAGTACATTTACCTTAGCAAAAGGTTTAAATAATCCTAAAGCTACTTGTGAAAATTAAAATATGAATCAGAGCACATAAATGAAAAATGAGGACCAGCAATTTTCTTTATTGAACAGTATAGAAGTTCATGAATTTCTATACCAAAAAGAAGATATTGTTCGTCCTCACGCATCTCTCTGGGGAGATTTTAATTTCAGTTTGAATGGCATTTTGGAAATGCAAGTAGAGGAACAAATCTACTTGTCTCCCCCAAGCTATGGGCTTTGGATTCCACCTCAAACGGTTCATCAATCTACTCATATCGATCACGAAATTCACTATATCTGTATTCGACTACACCCTAGCCTCTGTTCTATTTTAGGTGACGTCTGTAAATGCTTTAGTATTCAGCCTTTCTTTCGAACCTTAGTTTTACAAATTCTCGAACAGCAAAAACAAATCGAAAACCCTGAATATTTAGAGCATCTTCTACAAGTTTTGTTCGATCAACTCAAACAAGCACCTGCATATTCACACTATTTACCGCAAACACGCCATCCTGTTTTATTACCTATTCTAGAAAAACTTTCAGACCCCTTACTTTTTGATCATTCTTTACAACAATTAATTCAAAACTTCTCGGTCAGTGATCGCCATTTATTACGTTTGAGTCAACAAGAGCTTCAGCTTTCATTGTCAGAATGGCGTAACCGAGCCAAAATTGTTTATGCCATTCATCAGATCCGCCAAGGGACATCCATTAAACGTTTAGCATACGATTTAGGTTACCAACATAGCTCAAGTTTTATCGAGTTTTTTAAACGCTATACTGGGCAAACGCCTATTCAAATCAGAAATAACTAAAATTCAGTTTATCTTTAAAAACTTTTTCTTTTTTGAACACGAATATTATTGCACTACCCCTCAATAGCAGTTAAAACAAATGCGTTACTTGATATCAATTAAAATCTTTAGGAAAGACTCATGACACAATCTGTATATCACATTCCAGTAAAAGCCATTTCAGGCGAAACGGTTGATCTTGAACAATACAAAGGTAAGGTTTTACTTATTGTAAACACTGCTTCTAAATGTGGTTTAACTCCTCAATACGAAGGTCTAGAAAAGCTTTATCAAGCAAAGAAAGATCAAGGTCTTGAAATTTTAGGTTTCCCTGCAAACAACTTTAAAGAACAAGAACCAGGTTCTGATGAAGAAATTCAGCAATTCTGTTCATTAAATTACGATGTTCACTTCCCTTTATTTTCTAAAGTGTCTGTTGCAGGTGAAGATAAGCATCCACTTTATGCAACTTTGACAGCCGCTCAACCAGAACGTGCCGGTGAAGGCCCTTTCCGTGAGCGTTTAGAAGGTTTAGGTATTCCAACTAATCCAGCTCCAGAAGTTTTATGGAACTTCGAAAAATTCTTAATTAATAAAAATGGCGAAGTAGTAGCACGTTTTGCCCCAAACATAACTGCAGATGATGAACAAATCGTTAAAGCAGTTGAAGCAGAATTAGCAAAATAACGTTTTAAAAAAACGTAAAAAAGAGCGTTTTCTACGCTCTTTTTTATTATCTGGTCAAAGTGTTGTTTGTTTGCAAAAATACAATCTTTCTCCATATTTTATGCCTATAGTACCTTTTGCTTTATTTGATGTTGTTTGTAGTTATGAAAAAAGTTTTA
This region of Acinetobacter sp. XS-4 genomic DNA includes:
- a CDS encoding LysM peptidoglycan-binding domain-containing protein, with the protein product MKKVFNGMVEFHALGIKKHLLAFALFTGVAMGTVAEVHAASPNHNPPSLKSNAPHVYVVKRGDTLWDISGHFLTKPWRWPEIWANNQHVKNPHWIYPGDRLLLCSLAGRPLIGKDEGDGCVGIIRRYTGQMTNLQPQVRVESLNDNVPVIPLEHIKQWLEHSTILPADAIEHTPYIVGTADQRVLAAKGQTIYARGQGLVNGQRYAVYREGEPYYFTDSKGKKHSLGIELQQVASGIAISSEKDITTLELTDSYDSEVRRGDRVMPEEDATLPTLFYPVDAKQVTDAGKIIRVMGSIGSAAKNSVVTLDRGAAQGIQVGQVFDITQKGETIRDPKTKEPIQLPGQQIGSLMVFGTFDQLSYAYVLESDLPIKVGSSIQPPRFDD
- a CDS encoding MFS transporter yields the protein MDQSSISKARPTTSPQGSWFAILAVAIAAFALVTSEFLPVGVLNSVATDLNISVGTAGLIITVPGIMAAIAAPLLPVSVKQLDRRYVLILLTAIMVIANTITAFAENFHILLLSRLILGISIGGFWATAIALSGKLAPSHLPIAKATAVVMAGVTFATVLGVPIGTWLSEFYGWRSAFGITAGIGLIVLILQLIFLPKLVPDSAIHIRDLPALLRTPKARSGMLIVLLIGLAHFCAYSYLAPFFKNIAGFNGTTISSLLLLYGIAGIFGNAFAGYSGNLNVRYTLAFVSACFAIVFFGFPLFAIHEFGAIVLTALWGFAFGAFPTSANIWMFVHAPNAVEKGMPLFVGMFQVMIATGSLLGGYVVDHFNENTLIYGVLSFVALALLSTFTLAKGLNNPKATCEN
- a CDS encoding DMT family transporter; translation: MSQVMKYHKWAFIFPILAVLIWSLNIVVTRYVSDYISPVSISFYRWLIAFIILTPFMFMPVWRQRRLVIPYLPKLAVLSAFGMVLYQGLAYTAAHYTSATNMGIVNAFIPIFTIFVSLAILKDVPNRYAVFGSILSFAGLLYVMSQGNISQLLSGGGHLGDALMIIAVFFYAFYGVFLKKWQLPLPIMTSLYVQIGFSVVFHLPLIFWFGLDALNAQNAPSAIYAGVFASLIAPLVWMLAVQQLGPNRTSIFMNLVPVFTAIIASVWLSEQWTIYHTIGGVIILIGIVMAQKKVSSKKSELIQEQN
- a CDS encoding glutathione peroxidase produces the protein MTQSVYHIPVKAISGETVDLEQYKGKVLLIVNTASKCGLTPQYEGLEKLYQAKKDQGLEILGFPANNFKEQEPGSDEEIQQFCSLNYDVHFPLFSKVSVAGEDKHPLYATLTAAQPERAGEGPFRERLEGLGIPTNPAPEVLWNFEKFLINKNGEVVARFAPNITADDEQIVKAVEAELAK
- a CDS encoding AraC family transcriptional regulator, translating into MKNEDQQFSLLNSIEVHEFLYQKEDIVRPHASLWGDFNFSLNGILEMQVEEQIYLSPPSYGLWIPPQTVHQSTHIDHEIHYICIRLHPSLCSILGDVCKCFSIQPFFRTLVLQILEQQKQIENPEYLEHLLQVLFDQLKQAPAYSHYLPQTRHPVLLPILEKLSDPLLFDHSLQQLIQNFSVSDRHLLRLSQQELQLSLSEWRNRAKIVYAIHQIRQGTSIKRLAYDLGYQHSSSFIEFFKRYTGQTPIQIRNN
- a CDS encoding Sua5/YciO/YrdC/YwlC family protein, with product MITTSVTEAAESLHQGQVLAYPTEAVWGLGCDPFDEQAFQKILELKQRPIQKGVILLAGHISQVEHLLASLPEATQHEIIDCWTNHKLSERATTWLLPAGEHIPSWIKGEHPLVAVRVTTHPLCVALCNAFHGFIVSTSANPSGQEPAHSLQDACQYFGSQLNYLNGDLGQSQQPSRIINALTGEIIRA
- a CDS encoding TetR/AcrR family transcriptional regulator is translated as MIFMTNRHETNLAVTEDALKKKRGRPKCFDEQQVLQKAMLLFWEHGYEATSISDLTQALEITAPSLYSAFGDKEGLFYRCVDYYLAHEGCPIDTIFVEAKTAKIAVELYLYDIVKRLVQPNKPAGCMVVVAAMNCSDATQDVQQNLLDKRIKTKEKLLKRLQQGVEQGDLSSHAPLQEVTDFYTTVIQGLTIQARDGASSEQLHKVVGHAVKAWALF
- the dprA gene encoding DNA-processing protein DprA — translated: MLTQLSSHHYHTLKVWYLVQHSLVSFKKIVDYFGSCEKAVQPTGLSEWRNLGLHANHLKRVDEFQTAQGQAQFEKLIQQIQQHTDFILTSDDSGYPTQLLPYTDHPPIIFGKGQAQALLQPQVAIVGSRKPSPHGRQVAYDFAYYLSEKGFYVSSGLAYGIDEAAHQGASAHQRTIAVTGTGLDSTYPAQNKKLAEQILAQNGAIITEFLPGTPPLQQHFPRRNRIVSGLSLGVLVVEATLKSGSLITANKAAEQGKTVFAIPGHIYSEFHQGCHQLIREGAILVDHPEQIVEDLALPTQWQSQQQNSTEEVVVACAPEIPEHLINLYQSLDWVGQNIDQLVLHHSQTVAELTSSLMELELLGLCMQQSGLYLRCRS